The stretch of DNA ACTGGCGTTGGCTAGTACTATTGATTTTCATTCCGTTTTTTGCCAAGACCCAGAGCTGCAAGACCGGTTAGCAAGAGTGCGCCCACTGTACCTGGTTCGGGTACGCTCTTAACCCCTGGTTGCTCAACTGGAGGAGCTGGTGGTTCGGCGGGAGGAGCTGGCGGTTCGGCGGGAGGAGCTGGCGGTTCGGCGGGAGGAGCTGGCGGTT from Aerosakkonema funiforme FACHB-1375 encodes:
- a CDS encoding PEP-CTERM sorting domain-containing protein (PEP-CTERM proteins occur, often in large numbers, in the proteomes of bacteria that also encode an exosortase, a predicted intramembrane cysteine proteinase. The presence of a PEP-CTERM domain at a protein's C-terminus predicts cleavage within the sorting domain, followed by covalent anchoring to some some component of the (usually Gram-negative) cell surface. Many PEP-CTERM proteins exhibit an unusual sequence composition that includes large numbers of potential glycosylation sites. Expression of one such protein has been shown restore the ability of a bacterium to form floc, a type of biofilm.), whose amino-acid sequence is PPAPPAEPPAPPAEPPAPPAEPPAPPVEQPGVKSVPEPGTVGALLLTGLAALGLGKKRNENQ